The following proteins are encoded in a genomic region of Natrinema sp. DC36:
- a CDS encoding LamG-like jellyroll fold domain-containing protein, with product MTEFTWGGSQPATWGGSQSATWGVSQPTAPTNVSATVDGIRTVVIEWEFTSNADSAIVERSPFGSGNWTEVGTVAYPTTTFTDDDQSKLDDERYDYRVIASNSIGSSDPSAGVSSDRLPLPPVEGVAVDDISGRSATLSFTDPSNNKNGYRTLLKKPSDGSYSQDGTDIEPQYALEFPGDGSEVTGPGDWSSIGTGDYTIVAVARWDDLNRDGANIGSSVFRDNGSNVYSFNIYAGGGGIKAWDSAGGTGGIGWGSAPEGEVITVATRRTDGLRELYGDGLVRDSDTSTTDISSTGGYAIGISEDNVDSKSLDGAVERVAVFPYSLTDEEIDAFSEGIMPDGPSPLLHLGMNDGPPSAIVTDTSGNGNDGSVKGSPEWAAPLSPIRYKTTELLDGQQYDATVETFTATTTVREDQ from the coding sequence ATGACCGAATTTACGTGGGGCGGATCGCAGCCGGCGACGTGGGGTGGCTCACAGTCCGCGACGTGGGGGGTATCGCAGCCAACTGCTCCGACAAACGTCTCGGCGACTGTTGACGGTATTCGGACGGTCGTAATCGAGTGGGAGTTCACAAGCAACGCTGACTCCGCGATCGTCGAACGCTCCCCATTCGGTTCAGGTAACTGGACTGAGGTGGGGACAGTCGCTTACCCCACGACGACGTTCACCGACGACGATCAGTCGAAACTCGATGATGAACGCTATGACTACCGAGTGATCGCGAGCAACTCGATCGGGTCGTCTGACCCTTCAGCGGGTGTCAGTTCGGACCGGTTGCCACTCCCGCCAGTCGAGGGGGTCGCAGTCGATGATATCTCTGGACGTTCAGCCACGCTCTCGTTCACGGACCCATCGAATAACAAAAACGGGTATCGGACCCTCCTCAAGAAGCCGTCTGACGGGTCATACAGTCAGGATGGAACCGATATCGAACCGCAGTACGCGCTTGAGTTCCCCGGAGATGGAAGTGAAGTTACTGGACCGGGTGACTGGTCCTCTATCGGGACTGGCGATTATACAATCGTTGCAGTCGCTCGATGGGACGATCTTAATCGGGATGGTGCTAATATTGGCTCATCTGTATTCAGAGACAACGGTAGTAATGTATATTCATTTAATATATACGCAGGGGGTGGAGGGATAAAAGCATGGGATAGTGCTGGTGGAACTGGAGGAATTGGATGGGGTTCTGCTCCTGAAGGTGAAGTAATTACAGTAGCAACAAGAAGAACCGATGGTTTAAGAGAATTATATGGTGATGGATTGGTGCGGGATTCTGATACCAGCACCACGGATATCTCATCCACCGGCGGATACGCCATCGGAATCTCTGAAGACAATGTAGATAGCAAATCCCTCGATGGAGCGGTTGAACGAGTAGCCGTCTTCCCCTATTCCCTAACCGACGAAGAGATAGACGCTTTCAGTGAAGGAATAATGCCGGATGGCCCATCTCCGCTCCTTCATCTTGGAATGAATGATGGTCCGCCATCCGCAATTGTCACGGATACCTCTGGAAATGGGAATGATGGGTCGGTGAAAGGATCCCCAGAGTGGGCCGCACCGCTTTCGCCGATCCGCTACAAGACAACTGAACTCCTCGATGGTCAGCAGTACGATGCGACTGTCGAGACGTTTACCGCGACTACCACAGTCAGAGAGGACCAATAG
- a CDS encoding phage tail tape measure protein, with translation MPTISTLTAVLNLDQSGFRSGVEDAQNDLDGLQGQAQKTGKKLTSAGKTMTAGITAPLMAMGALSARTAASFDQNMQKSIAVMGDVDEAMREDLEQTAQEVANTTTHSADQAAQSYYYLASAGLDAQESMAAMPQVAAFAEAGQMDMAQATDTATNVMSAFGYEADEMTEVTDTLTATVSNHNQTMQDMSSAMSKVAPVASSLGFSIEETSAAIGQMGDVGIQGERAGTALRNVMSQISDEGSTVTKKLEGMGVATRDSQGNILSLTQVLANMEEAGVGAGDAASVFGTEAGPAMAALMQEGSSALQENTDRLREAEGATKDMATTQRETLNAELSIAKSNLKDVGIAIGSQLLPMLSSLTRYVKGASERFQGLSDGQQKAIIAAVGLLAALGPVLMMAGLMAQSIVALSGAYGVLTASSWGLSGALSGGVVPSAIAANVALGPITVPIWAIIAAIGVLVAAVAGLYYAFTNNMFGIKDKTYSALSTVKGWFDAAPDWILALLGPVGWLYKGWSENLFGIQDITGQVFDWIGNKIDWLMKYIEKIPGIGGDGDGGPSIESPDEPDPPDSEDFDNGELSQENFDPAEGEDGDWETEGENAGQEFGSGFQNGVVDNLQTGDIETHLEERLSELEERKSNVYGEEYTEAREEAQRVEEQLAQVRDAENLGEVETELVVDVARSELESEEERSTQLEDVRAQLKEEGFEIDTSSDSNGTSMSSEDIDKQSVEKMLAESSDEGGQESDLAAKFDTLLEKHDQLRTTVETLQLIVEMDLNSREFNKIIDERAEAKAKEIINGTGP, from the coding sequence ATGCCCACGATTTCAACACTGACAGCCGTGCTGAACCTCGATCAATCGGGGTTCCGTTCGGGAGTGGAGGATGCACAGAACGATTTGGATGGTCTCCAGGGCCAGGCTCAGAAGACGGGGAAGAAGCTGACATCCGCTGGGAAGACGATGACGGCGGGGATCACGGCCCCACTGATGGCGATGGGGGCGCTCTCTGCCCGCACAGCAGCTTCGTTCGACCAGAACATGCAGAAGTCCATCGCGGTGATGGGCGACGTCGACGAGGCGATGCGCGAAGACCTCGAGCAAACGGCTCAGGAGGTCGCGAATACAACCACCCACAGTGCAGACCAGGCCGCTCAATCGTACTACTACCTCGCATCGGCGGGCCTCGATGCACAGGAGTCGATGGCAGCGATGCCACAAGTGGCTGCATTCGCCGAAGCCGGGCAGATGGACATGGCTCAGGCAACGGATACGGCGACGAACGTCATGTCCGCGTTTGGGTATGAAGCCGACGAAATGACCGAGGTGACGGACACGCTCACAGCCACGGTCAGCAACCATAACCAGACGATGCAGGATATGAGCTCGGCGATGAGTAAAGTCGCCCCTGTTGCCTCCTCGCTCGGCTTCTCGATCGAAGAGACGTCTGCCGCGATCGGGCAGATGGGGGATGTTGGTATCCAGGGCGAACGTGCCGGGACCGCCCTTCGGAACGTTATGTCCCAGATCTCTGACGAGGGGTCCACTGTAACCAAGAAACTCGAGGGAATGGGGGTTGCGACACGCGACTCGCAGGGCAACATCTTGTCCCTCACGCAAGTCCTCGCGAATATGGAGGAAGCCGGCGTTGGGGCCGGGGACGCCGCCTCGGTCTTCGGGACCGAAGCCGGACCTGCGATGGCTGCACTCATGCAAGAGGGCAGCTCCGCACTTCAGGAAAATACCGATCGTCTTCGAGAGGCGGAGGGTGCGACGAAAGACATGGCGACAACACAGCGCGAGACCCTGAACGCTGAACTGTCCATCGCCAAATCGAATCTTAAGGACGTCGGAATCGCCATTGGATCGCAGCTACTCCCGATGCTTTCGTCGTTGACTAGGTACGTCAAAGGCGCTTCCGAGAGGTTCCAAGGGCTGAGTGATGGGCAGCAAAAAGCGATCATCGCGGCTGTTGGTCTATTAGCAGCACTCGGCCCGGTCCTCATGATGGCGGGGCTAATGGCGCAGTCGATCGTTGCTCTGTCCGGGGCCTATGGTGTTCTGACAGCATCGTCATGGGGCCTCTCTGGGGCCCTGTCTGGCGGAGTTGTTCCATCAGCGATAGCCGCGAACGTTGCCCTCGGCCCGATCACGGTCCCTATTTGGGCGATTATCGCCGCTATAGGAGTGCTCGTAGCTGCTGTCGCAGGGCTATATTACGCGTTCACCAACAATATGTTTGGAATTAAAGACAAGACCTACAGCGCGCTCTCTACTGTCAAGGGGTGGTTCGATGCCGCCCCTGATTGGATACTCGCACTGCTCGGGCCGGTTGGGTGGCTCTATAAAGGTTGGTCTGAGAACCTCTTCGGGATCCAAGATATCACCGGCCAGGTCTTCGACTGGATCGGCAACAAAATCGATTGGCTGATGAAGTATATCGAGAAGATCCCCGGGATCGGTGGGGACGGTGATGGTGGGCCAAGTATCGAAAGTCCAGATGAACCGGACCCGCCCGATTCAGAAGACTTCGATAATGGGGAGCTCAGCCAGGAGAATTTCGACCCTGCAGAGGGTGAGGATGGAGACTGGGAAACAGAAGGCGAAAACGCTGGCCAAGAGTTCGGCTCCGGATTCCAGAACGGAGTCGTTGATAACCTCCAGACCGGCGATATCGAAACCCACCTCGAGGAACGGCTTTCAGAACTCGAGGAACGGAAATCGAACGTCTACGGCGAAGAGTATACAGAAGCCCGCGAAGAGGCGCAAAGGGTCGAAGAGCAACTGGCCCAAGTCCGTGATGCTGAGAATCTTGGCGAGGTTGAAACTGAGCTTGTTGTCGACGTCGCCCGATCCGAATTAGAGTCTGAAGAAGAGCGGTCCACTCAACTCGAGGACGTCCGCGCCCAGCTCAAGGAAGAAGGGTTCGAGATCGACACAAGCAGCGACAGTAACGGCACTTCGATGTCGTCGGAGGACATCGACAAACAGTCGGTCGAAAAGATGCTCGCCGAAAGCAGCGACGAGGGTGGCCAAGAGAGTGACCTCGCGGCGAAGTTCGACACGCTCCTCGAGAAACACGACCAACTCAGAACAACGGTCGAAACCCTCCAACTCATCGTCGAAATGGACCTGAACAGCCGTGAGTTCAACAAGATCATCGACGAGCGCGCGGAGGCGAAGGCTAAAGAAATCATCAACGGGACAGGCCCATGA
- a CDS encoding HalOD1 output domain-containing protein: protein MGGNSIGKADICVCIIDSIAQKDGTDPLDLPPLHDSIDTDALGDLFATTTGGAERSGRIEFRYAGYQVRVEFDEEPTVTVEGIATPN from the coding sequence ATGGGAGGAAATTCGATTGGGAAAGCAGATATCTGTGTCTGTATTATTGACAGTATTGCACAAAAGGATGGTACAGATCCTTTAGATCTTCCGCCGTTACACGACAGTATTGATACTGACGCCCTTGGCGATCTCTTCGCGACGACCACGGGCGGGGCAGAGCGATCTGGCCGGATCGAATTCCGATATGCTGGGTATCAGGTCCGCGTCGAATTCGATGAGGAGCCAACGGTCACAGTGGAAGGGATTGCGACACCGAACTAA
- a CDS encoding HK97-gp10 family putative phage morphogenesis protein encodes MELDFDFKSGFAPEDLDDSLGTLLEEGNDELEARVQEVALETEADARRRAAVDTGNLRASIEHEVESKRDSVKATVGTNTEYAPFVEFGTVHQEAQPFLRPAVDTTLRRYEPKVIEAVYKAVRSAQR; translated from the coding sequence ATGGAGTTGGACTTCGACTTCAAGTCAGGCTTCGCGCCGGAGGACTTGGATGATAGTCTCGGCACACTCCTGGAAGAGGGGAACGATGAGCTCGAGGCGCGTGTTCAGGAAGTCGCTCTCGAGACAGAGGCCGATGCTCGCCGGCGTGCAGCCGTCGACACGGGCAACCTCCGGGCTTCGATCGAGCACGAGGTCGAGTCGAAGCGTGACTCGGTCAAGGCGACTGTCGGAACGAACACCGAGTACGCTCCCTTCGTCGAGTTCGGGACAGTCCACCAGGAAGCGCAACCGTTCCTCCGGCCGGCGGTTGATACGACCCTGCGTCGGTACGAGCCCAAAGTGATCGAAGCGGTCTACAAGGCCGTACGGAGTGCGCAACGATGA